A genomic window from Rahnella aceris includes:
- a CDS encoding hemagglutinin repeat-containing protein — translation MDNHQQPMCFAQRILSYLICGLLAGQPVFPVFAAPAPANSATGIDKAGNGVPVVNIATPNGAGISHNQFQNYNVGKEGLILNNATGQLNQTQLGGLIQNNPNLKAGQEARGIINEVTGANRSQLNGYTEVAGKAANVMVANPYGITCNGCGFINTPNATLTTGKPVFDASGNLQSLDVKKGSITVEGQGLNASQSDALSIISRATEVNAQIHANALNVIAGANRVDKNGRVTAMAGEGAAPVVAVDTGALGGMYASRIRLISSDKGVGVNLGNLNARQGDITLDASGKLTVQNSLASGSLNARGESVTLSGEHKASGSMNVSGQDIALNNGTFASDNNIVLNSDGKLTLSNSRLTAGNDLNLNVQDLTQDGRSSVNTARDISAQVAGTITNQGQLIAGNNAAISSASLSNSGKIAAKGTTSISAVKTLSNAAGGEILSDEALVVSAEDIRQNGTLSGKKSLAIESRSLTAAKGSLSTSLGNVSLKTGEASLGGDVIAHGDLRVQANKLTSQRDAQLQSDGTLTLTATDATLYGTQVAQGALTLTAQNLIHGGVTTAANLTVNSGHFNNLSEGLFLSQGHLDISGNTVLNAGQVMGNSLSLTSATFSNDGLWQGTSALHMTADELRTGSTSRTLTAGSLTLDAGLLNTAGTLQGQNVVITARDWTNTGSLLGTDKLDVSLASTLSNDGDILSQGNASLAAQNIANQGSLLSDADLTLTGESLDNRGALQGNNLVINGASLNNNGDIIGVNGLVVALTGAFIQQQDKTLLTGGALRLNAATVNNAGQIQGTDIALISDSVDNSGRIQGNNDLAFTGNLTNRAAGIVLSQNTLNLTTPNLVNYGLIQGGGTTRIDASASARNDGKILSGGELTFNTASLTNNNWLQATSVLLNAAAIDNSGTVFSTSNLAVHADRIEHRAAGKLYSGGNLLLTSGVFEQLGQVVALGNLTLKLTGAFTGKNVLAAGTVLDITSNGTINNQGVMQGQAVNLTTGTTLTNNGQITTGSGASILSAGSISMNTTGTLQAGGDVVLNSRENITVAGFIGTAGSLTLNAASSILNTALLYAGNNMYLLANTIRNNHGDILAGNSLWMQRDMAGNANAEVVNTSGNIETVNGDITINTGHLVNEREGLVAHVTEETDLAGQYSWLTSIDADVPLSYLDSINYDYGYYRADTGCGNGCAGAYWSRPAPYSNSAELQFAVSRSQVIVESNGSPVAHISSGRDLLLHADVLENNASHILATNNAILSGNTLNNQSWIESIETHYLSYAYGGSEYATESSITSQNGTGGMNSIYFVTTGDIRTESTDGDIFRSVIQAGGNVIANFTQDISNTTTTANAGGTSNIITAPTLNTLSQPDGVQQQDLANADSADITSPQWYESLTDAVAHIAGGNSLYPLPSDNNGYFVPSTDANSPYLITTNPKLDGLGQLDQSLFGDLYALMGIQPGTAPRETNSQYTDQNKFLGSAYFLDKLNLHPEYDYRFLGDAAFDTRYVSNFMINQTGSRYISGLGSDLEQMQYLMDNAAGAQQSLGLAFGVALTATQIAALDSSILWWESASINGQTVMVPKVYLSPKDVTVNNGSVIAGNNVGLSGGSVTNSGSTLAANKNLFIGSQSSISNLNAGLMQAGSALQLGALGDINNIGSAISGKTVQLESTGGSINNITQTEQWQAGGTGRRGESVSFSETQSGPMAGIMAQDDMILRAGQDINITGALVAAGDDLLMLAGNDLNLNAIETSQSASRGKSETHSTDNARTTITAGGDLTLVAGQDINSRAAGLAAEGDVAMQAGRDVNLMAIETTDGSSYKAKKKVEINESVRQDSTEIVSGGNTTIVAGRDVNSKAAQVIASGDIGIGAGRDINLETATESDYHFKEETKTKKGFMKKTTTHTVEEDSATREAGTLLSGDNVTLVAGNDLLVKGSAVVGDGNVSLNAGNNIDIVAATNTDSTYRLKEKKKSGMFSGGGIDVTIGTSKSRYETNDEGTTQSQSFSTVGSTGGNVSINAGAQAHIGGADIIAGKDLRIKGDSVLIEPGRDARTHDESFEQKQSGLAIALSGAAGSAVNSAVTTAQSVSDESDDRLAALKIAQGVMSGVSTGQAMEVAQATTGDASTAFGISASLGTQSSKSESHSGQNTATGSTLTAGDNLSITATGGDITAIGSQIKAGLDVALNAADDINLISSQNTQWLEGENSSSGGAIGMGIGMGKDGAGINISASGNASRGSESGNGTQHNETTIDAGNRISINSGDDTTMAGAQVSGNSVVADIGGDLTISSLQDSDYYDSSQKSISGGASFSFGTMTGSGGISAANDKMDSDYNSVTEQSGIFAGDGGFDITVGGHTQLDGAVIASTGSADKNSLDTGTLGFSDIGNKAEYSTEHQGAGISTGGTVAENFIGNMANGVLVGAGGEGEASGTTKAAISAGTINIRDTENQQQGVADLSREVEHANRSISPIFDKEKEQKRLEIAQALGDAGSQAADIARTAGEIKGLEKAKAAHPELSGKDLLETKEYKDTQKQYGTGSDIQQGISAATMALQGLAGGDMTAALAGGAAPYLAEQIKKQVGEDNVAANAIAHAIVGGVIAELQGRDAAAGAAGAATGELIAQVLYPGVKREDLTENEKQKIVALSTLAAGLAGGIAGDDTAGIIAGAQGGKNATEYNHFNLPSGMMDYIDTAGSWNQFAVDNNLSPEQTQAGLDKIAKGDLPEGANITKAIVEGYQDGVFMAGAFYLGPTIAIGKGIAGAVIGGGANSAFQYINMAPDGEFSYYSAAVAAGAGYLAPGYKIGGNTLINMGGAFMTDGPSLSGQGGAIAGSVFGGGFGKYAPVLVGKFGNELPGFAYDISGSYIFEYGNDATKTLIKKIEGK, via the coding sequence ATGGATAATCATCAACAACCAATGTGTTTTGCTCAACGCATACTGAGTTATTTGATCTGTGGCTTGCTGGCAGGACAACCTGTTTTCCCGGTGTTTGCCGCACCGGCGCCTGCAAATAGTGCTACAGGTATCGATAAGGCCGGAAACGGTGTGCCGGTAGTGAATATCGCCACACCTAACGGAGCGGGGATTTCCCATAACCAGTTTCAAAATTACAACGTCGGTAAAGAGGGGCTGATCCTCAATAATGCCACCGGCCAGCTAAACCAGACGCAGTTAGGCGGGCTGATTCAGAACAACCCCAACCTGAAAGCAGGCCAGGAAGCGCGCGGCATTATTAACGAAGTGACGGGCGCGAACCGTTCACAACTGAACGGTTACACAGAAGTCGCAGGAAAAGCGGCCAACGTGATGGTTGCTAACCCGTATGGCATCACCTGTAACGGCTGCGGGTTTATCAATACACCGAACGCCACGCTCACCACGGGTAAACCGGTGTTCGATGCGAGTGGCAACTTACAATCCCTTGATGTCAAAAAAGGTTCCATCACCGTTGAAGGCCAGGGGTTGAATGCCAGCCAGTCGGATGCGTTGTCAATCATCTCGCGGGCCACCGAAGTGAATGCACAAATTCATGCTAACGCGCTGAATGTTATCGCCGGCGCTAACCGCGTGGATAAAAATGGCCGCGTAACGGCGATGGCCGGTGAAGGCGCAGCACCCGTGGTGGCGGTGGATACCGGCGCGCTCGGCGGCATGTACGCCAGTCGTATCCGCCTGATTTCCAGCGATAAAGGCGTGGGAGTTAACCTTGGCAACCTGAACGCCCGTCAGGGGGATATCACGCTGGATGCCAGCGGCAAACTCACCGTGCAAAACAGCCTTGCCAGCGGCAGCCTGAATGCCAGAGGGGAAAGCGTTACGCTGAGCGGTGAACATAAAGCCAGTGGCAGTATGAATGTCAGCGGGCAGGACATTGCACTTAACAACGGCACCTTTGCCAGCGACAACAATATCGTCCTGAACAGCGATGGCAAACTGACGTTAAGCAACAGCCGTTTGACTGCCGGAAACGACCTCAATCTCAACGTACAAGATTTAACACAGGATGGCCGCAGCAGCGTCAATACGGCGCGTGATATTTCAGCACAGGTGGCGGGGACGATAACAAATCAGGGCCAGCTGATAGCCGGTAATAACGCCGCCATAAGCAGCGCTTCCCTGTCCAACAGCGGTAAAATTGCTGCCAAAGGCACTACCTCGATAAGTGCCGTAAAAACACTGAGCAACGCAGCGGGTGGAGAAATTCTTTCTGATGAAGCGCTGGTTGTGTCTGCGGAAGATATCCGGCAAAACGGGACCTTATCAGGCAAAAAATCACTGGCGATAGAGAGCCGCTCACTGACCGCCGCAAAAGGTTCGCTTTCGACCAGCCTGGGCAATGTTTCACTGAAAACCGGTGAAGCAAGTCTGGGCGGGGATGTTATCGCCCACGGCGATCTTAGGGTGCAGGCCAATAAACTGACCAGCCAGCGTGACGCGCAGCTCCAGTCTGATGGTACGCTCACGCTGACAGCCACGGATGCCACGCTTTATGGCACTCAGGTGGCACAGGGTGCACTCACGCTTACGGCACAGAATCTGATTCATGGCGGCGTAACCACTGCGGCGAATCTCACGGTAAACAGCGGGCACTTTAATAACCTGAGTGAGGGTTTGTTTTTAAGTCAGGGGCATCTGGATATCAGCGGGAATACCGTTCTCAATGCCGGACAGGTAATGGGGAACAGCCTGTCACTGACGTCCGCTACATTCAGTAATGATGGCCTGTGGCAAGGAACTTCTGCGCTGCACATGACGGCAGATGAACTGCGCACAGGCAGCACCAGCCGCACGCTGACGGCAGGCTCACTGACCCTGGATGCAGGTTTACTCAATACCGCAGGCACCCTGCAGGGGCAAAATGTTGTTATCACCGCCCGTGACTGGACGAACACAGGTTCCCTGCTTGGGACGGATAAACTGGATGTTTCGCTTGCCAGCACACTGAGTAACGACGGTGACATCTTAAGCCAGGGCAACGCCAGCCTTGCCGCGCAAAACATCGCTAATCAGGGCTCGCTGCTGAGTGACGCAGATCTCACCCTGACGGGAGAGTCGCTTGATAACCGTGGCGCATTGCAGGGCAATAATCTGGTGATAAACGGCGCGTCGCTAAATAACAATGGCGACATCATCGGCGTCAACGGACTGGTAGTGGCGCTGACCGGAGCATTTATTCAGCAACAGGACAAAACGCTGTTAACAGGCGGAGCCCTGAGACTGAACGCGGCGACGGTCAATAATGCCGGGCAAATTCAGGGTACGGATATTGCACTGATCAGCGATTCTGTCGACAACAGCGGGCGTATTCAGGGGAACAATGACCTCGCATTCACCGGTAATCTGACCAACCGCGCTGCCGGTATTGTCCTGAGCCAGAACACCCTGAATCTCACCACGCCAAATCTCGTGAACTACGGCCTGATTCAGGGCGGCGGCACGACACGTATTGATGCCTCAGCGTCCGCACGTAACGACGGTAAAATCCTCTCCGGCGGTGAACTCACGTTTAACACGGCGAGCCTGACCAACAATAACTGGCTACAGGCCACATCTGTATTGCTGAATGCCGCTGCAATCGATAACTCAGGGACGGTGTTTAGCACCTCGAATCTGGCGGTTCATGCCGACCGGATTGAACACAGGGCCGCAGGTAAACTTTACAGCGGCGGTAACTTACTGCTGACCAGCGGCGTTTTCGAACAGTTGGGTCAGGTGGTTGCGCTGGGTAATTTAACCCTGAAATTAACCGGTGCTTTTACGGGTAAAAACGTGCTGGCGGCAGGCACCGTGCTGGATATCACCAGCAATGGCACGATAAACAATCAGGGCGTGATGCAAGGCCAGGCGGTGAATCTGACTACCGGAACGACGCTCACTAATAACGGACAAATCACCACCGGCAGCGGTGCAAGCATCCTCTCCGCAGGCAGTATTTCGATGAACACCACAGGCACATTACAGGCCGGTGGCGACGTGGTACTGAACAGCCGTGAGAATATTACGGTGGCCGGTTTTATCGGCACCGCGGGCTCACTGACCCTCAATGCCGCCAGCAGTATTCTCAATACCGCCCTGCTGTATGCGGGCAACAATATGTATCTGCTGGCCAATACCATCCGCAATAACCACGGCGATATTCTGGCCGGTAACAGCCTGTGGATGCAGCGCGATATGGCGGGCAATGCGAACGCCGAAGTGGTGAATACTTCGGGGAATATCGAGACAGTGAATGGGGATATTACGATAAATACCGGGCATTTAGTGAATGAGCGGGAAGGATTAGTTGCTCATGTCACCGAAGAAACAGATTTAGCCGGACAATACTCATGGCTTACGTCGATTGATGCAGATGTCCCGCTAAGCTATCTGGATAGTATCAATTACGATTATGGCTACTACCGCGCAGATACTGGCTGTGGTAATGGTTGTGCCGGGGCATATTGGTCTCGTCCTGCCCCTTATAGCAACAGCGCTGAATTACAGTTTGCCGTTTCCCGTTCACAGGTCATTGTCGAGAGCAATGGTTCACCCGTTGCGCATATCTCTTCTGGCCGCGATCTTCTGCTCCATGCGGATGTACTGGAGAATAATGCCAGTCATATTTTAGCGACTAACAATGCCATTCTTAGTGGTAATACGCTTAATAACCAGTCATGGATAGAAAGCATTGAAACTCATTATTTGTCATATGCTTATGGTGGAAGTGAGTACGCAACGGAGTCCAGCATAACCTCTCAGAACGGCACTGGGGGCATGAATTCAATCTATTTTGTCACTACAGGGGATATCCGAACAGAGAGTACTGACGGTGATATATTCCGCTCCGTCATCCAGGCTGGCGGCAACGTCATTGCCAATTTTACCCAGGACATCAGCAACACCACCACCACGGCGAATGCCGGGGGCACCAGCAACATCATCACTGCCCCGACGCTAAATACACTCAGCCAGCCTGATGGCGTTCAGCAGCAAGATCTCGCCAACGCAGATAGCGCGGACATCACCTCGCCGCAATGGTACGAGAGTCTCACCGATGCGGTTGCTCACATCGCCGGGGGCAACAGCTTGTATCCTCTGCCGTCGGATAATAACGGCTATTTTGTCCCTTCAACCGATGCGAACAGCCCGTATCTGATCACCACGAACCCGAAACTCGACGGGCTGGGGCAACTCGATCAAAGCCTGTTTGGCGACCTGTACGCATTAATGGGGATCCAACCCGGTACGGCTCCGCGTGAAACTAACAGCCAGTACACCGACCAGAATAAATTCCTCGGTTCGGCGTACTTCCTCGACAAACTTAACCTGCATCCGGAATACGATTATCGCTTCCTCGGTGATGCGGCATTCGATACGCGCTACGTCAGCAACTTTATGATCAACCAGACCGGCAGCCGCTATATCAGCGGCCTCGGTTCTGATCTCGAGCAGATGCAATACCTGATGGATAACGCGGCAGGTGCGCAGCAGTCGCTTGGACTGGCCTTTGGTGTAGCGCTGACGGCTACGCAAATCGCCGCGCTCGACAGCAGTATCTTGTGGTGGGAATCCGCCAGCATCAACGGCCAGACGGTAATGGTGCCAAAAGTGTATCTGTCACCAAAAGACGTGACGGTGAATAACGGCAGCGTGATTGCTGGCAATAATGTCGGACTTTCAGGCGGCAGTGTCACCAATAGCGGCAGCACCCTCGCCGCAAACAAAAACCTGTTTATCGGTAGTCAGAGCAGCATCAGCAACCTGAATGCTGGCCTGATGCAGGCAGGCAGTGCACTACAACTGGGCGCGCTGGGCGATATCAACAACATTGGATCCGCGATATCTGGCAAAACCGTCCAGCTTGAGAGCACAGGCGGCAGCATTAATAACATCACGCAAACCGAACAATGGCAGGCAGGCGGAACGGGCAGGCGCGGCGAGTCTGTCAGCTTCAGCGAGACACAAAGCGGCCCGATGGCGGGGATCATGGCTCAGGACGACATGATCCTGAGAGCCGGACAAGATATCAATATTACCGGCGCACTTGTGGCAGCAGGCGACGATCTGCTGATGCTGGCAGGCAATGATCTGAACCTGAATGCCATAGAAACCAGTCAGAGTGCCAGTCGTGGCAAAAGTGAAACCCACAGCACTGACAACGCCCGCACGACGATAACCGCAGGCGGCGATCTGACGCTGGTTGCCGGGCAGGATATCAACAGCCGGGCCGCAGGACTCGCCGCAGAAGGTGACGTGGCGATGCAGGCCGGTCGCGATGTGAATCTGATGGCGATAGAAACCACCGACGGCAGCAGCTACAAAGCGAAGAAAAAGGTCGAAATCAACGAATCGGTACGCCAGGACAGCACTGAAATCGTCAGCGGCGGCAACACCACAATCGTTGCCGGACGTGACGTCAACAGCAAAGCGGCACAGGTAATTGCCAGCGGCGATATCGGTATTGGCGCAGGCCGTGACATTAACCTCGAAACCGCCACTGAAAGTGATTACCACTTCAAAGAAGAAACCAAAACTAAAAAAGGGTTCATGAAAAAAACCACCACGCACACGGTGGAGGAAGACAGCGCAACCCGTGAAGCAGGCACCCTGCTCAGCGGCGATAACGTAACCCTCGTCGCCGGAAATGATTTGCTGGTGAAAGGCTCAGCGGTGGTCGGCGACGGCAATGTCAGCCTGAATGCGGGCAACAATATCGACATCGTGGCGGCGACCAACACCGACTCGACATACCGTCTCAAAGAGAAGAAAAAGAGCGGCATGTTCAGCGGCGGCGGCATTGACGTCACCATTGGTACCAGTAAATCACGCTATGAAACGAACGATGAAGGTACCACGCAGAGCCAGAGTTTCAGCACCGTCGGCTCGACGGGCGGCAACGTCAGCATTAACGCCGGTGCCCAGGCCCATATCGGTGGCGCAGATATTATCGCCGGGAAGGATTTACGCATTAAAGGCGACAGCGTGCTGATTGAACCGGGCCGCGATGCGCGCACCCACGATGAATCGTTCGAGCAGAAACAGAGCGGGCTGGCGATTGCCCTTTCGGGTGCGGCAGGCAGTGCGGTAAACAGCGCAGTCACGACGGCGCAGTCGGTGAGTGATGAAAGTGACGACCGGCTCGCGGCGCTGAAAATCGCACAAGGCGTGATGAGCGGCGTATCGACCGGTCAGGCGATGGAGGTGGCGCAGGCTACCACCGGCGATGCTTCCACGGCGTTTGGTATCAGCGCCTCGCTGGGCACGCAGTCGTCCAAATCGGAGAGCCACAGCGGACAGAACACGGCCACGGGCAGCACGCTGACGGCGGGTGATAACCTGTCAATAACCGCGACGGGCGGCGATATCACGGCCATCGGCAGCCAGATTAAAGCCGGGCTGGACGTGGCGCTGAACGCGGCAGACGACATCAATCTGATTTCCTCGCAGAACACACAGTGGCTGGAAGGAGAAAACAGCAGCAGCGGCGGCGCAATAGGAATGGGCATCGGCATGGGCAAGGACGGTGCCGGAATTAACATCTCCGCCAGCGGCAACGCCTCCAGGGGCAGCGAGTCGGGCAACGGCACGCAGCATAACGAAACCACCATCGACGCAGGCAACCGCATCAGCATTAACAGCGGCGACGACACCACGATGGCCGGTGCACAGGTGAGCGGCAACAGCGTGGTAGCGGATATCGGCGGCGACCTGACCATCAGCAGCCTGCAGGACAGCGATTATTACGACAGCAGCCAGAAGAGCATCAGCGGTGGTGCCAGCTTCTCCTTCGGCACCATGACCGGTTCGGGCGGCATCAGTGCCGCTAATGACAAAATGGACAGCGACTACAACTCGGTCACTGAACAGTCCGGTATTTTTGCCGGTGACGGCGGCTTTGATATCACGGTGGGCGGGCATACGCAGCTCGATGGCGCGGTGATTGCCAGCACAGGTTCGGCGGATAAAAACAGCCTCGACACCGGTACGTTAGGCTTCAGCGACATCGGTAATAAAGCGGAATACAGCACCGAACATCAGGGCGCAGGCATCAGCACCGGCGGGACTGTTGCCGAGAACTTTATCGGCAATATGGCGAACGGCGTACTGGTGGGTGCAGGCGGTGAAGGTGAGGCATCCGGCACCACCAAAGCGGCGATTTCAGCAGGTACCATCAACATCCGCGATACCGAAAACCAGCAGCAGGGCGTGGCTGATTTAAGCCGTGAAGTGGAACATGCCAACCGCAGCATCAGCCCTATCTTTGATAAAGAGAAAGAGCAGAAGCGGCTGGAAATCGCGCAGGCGCTGGGGGACGCAGGCAGTCAGGCGGCAGATATTGCACGGACGGCGGGCGAGATTAAAGGGCTGGAAAAAGCGAAAGCCGCGCATCCGGAACTGAGTGGCAAAGACCTGCTGGAGACAAAAGAGTACAAAGATACCCAGAAACAGTACGGTACCGGAAGTGATATCCAGCAAGGTATCAGCGCAGCCACTATGGCGCTTCAGGGGCTGGCGGGCGGCGATATGACTGCGGCACTGGCAGGCGGTGCGGCACCGTATCTGGCGGAGCAAATCAAGAAACAGGTCGGCGAAGATAACGTTGCCGCTAATGCCATCGCCCATGCGATTGTCGGCGGTGTCATCGCAGAGCTTCAGGGGCGTGACGCCGCAGCGGGTGCAGCAGGCGCGGCCACCGGTGAGCTAATCGCACAGGTGCTTTATCCGGGCGTGAAACGCGAAGATCTGACGGAGAACGAAAAGCAGAAAATCGTGGCGCTGAGTACGTTAGCTGCGGGTCTGGCGGGTGGAATTGCAGGTGATGATACGGCGGGTATTATTGCTGGGGCGCAGGGTGGGAAGAATGCAACGGAATACAATCACTTTAATCTTCCCTCAGGGATGATGGATTATATTGATACAGCAGGCTCATGGAATCAGTTTGCGGTAGATAATAATCTCTCGCCCGAGCAGACACAGGCCGGGCTGGATAAAATAGCGAAAGGGGATTTGCCGGAAGGGGCGAATATCACCAAAGCGATAGTCGAAGGTTATCAGGATGGCGTATTTATGGCCGGTGCGTTTTATCTTGGTCCGACAATAGCCATAGGAAAAGGCATTGCCGGTGCGGTGATTGGCGGAGGGGCTAATTCTGCATTCCAGTATATAAATATGGCACCTGATGGTGAGTTCAGTTATTACAGTGCAGCGGTTGCGGCAGGAGCAGGTTATCTGGCTCCGGGTTATAAAATCGGCGGAAATACGCTGATTAATATGGGCGGCGCATTTATGACGGATGGACCGAGTTTGTCTGGTCAGGGCGGAGCCATTGCAGGCTCTGTGTTCGGTGGGGGATTTGGGAAGTATGCGCCAGTTTTAGTCGGTAAATTTGGAAATGAGTTACCTGGTTTTGCTTATGATATTAGTGGTTCATATATTTTTGAGTATGGGAATGATGCTACTAAAACGTTAATAAAAAAGATTGAGGGTAAATAA
- a CDS encoding DUF1861 family protein, translating to MSRVETLLRQFRTLKLPVPAGEKIQFSGAGDDDVYNLTAPFQCGDTSVIAARVEPRNSELSQVKFFAFDGIRQCELLPDAPVFALQDPFFARIGGEFIFGGVSVEPADDTSGRLRWKTVLYRGTDLYSLRPFFIGPEGMKDIRPVGLPDGKVLLFTRPQGETGGRGTIGYILLDSLEDLTLGKIAQATLLQGQVAAEEWCGVNAAYVLDGHQIGVLGHVARFDAQGHRNYYACSFIFNYQTYHRTALKIIAERNQFKPGAAKRADLEDVIFPGGLCITESSVPRLYCGTSDCEAQWIGINNPFL from the coding sequence GTGAGCAGGGTTGAAACATTACTCCGGCAATTTCGTACTCTGAAATTGCCGGTACCCGCCGGAGAAAAAATCCAGTTCTCCGGCGCAGGAGACGACGATGTTTATAACCTGACCGCTCCGTTTCAGTGCGGTGATACTTCGGTCATTGCGGCTCGTGTCGAGCCCAGAAACTCCGAGTTATCACAGGTAAAATTTTTTGCATTTGATGGCATCCGCCAGTGCGAATTACTGCCCGACGCGCCGGTCTTCGCTCTACAGGATCCGTTTTTTGCCCGGATCGGCGGGGAGTTTATTTTTGGCGGGGTGAGTGTTGAACCGGCGGATGACACCAGCGGGAGACTGCGCTGGAAAACCGTGCTGTACCGGGGGACCGATTTGTATTCCCTGCGCCCATTTTTTATCGGGCCTGAGGGCATGAAAGACATCCGTCCGGTGGGTTTACCGGACGGAAAAGTATTACTGTTTACCCGTCCGCAGGGTGAAACCGGCGGACGGGGTACCATCGGCTATATTCTGCTGGATTCACTGGAGGACCTGACCCTGGGCAAGATAGCTCAGGCGACATTGTTGCAGGGACAGGTCGCCGCCGAAGAATGGTGCGGCGTGAACGCAGCTTATGTTCTGGATGGCCACCAGATCGGTGTGCTGGGACATGTCGCCCGTTTCGATGCGCAGGGGCACCGGAACTATTACGCCTGCTCGTTCATTTTCAACTACCAGACGTATCACCGGACAGCGCTGAAAATCATCGCTGAACGCAACCAGTTCAAACCCGGAGCCGCCAAACGTGCTGATCTTGAAGACGTTATTTTCCCCGGCGGCCTTTGCATTACTGAGTCATCCGTGCCCCGGTTATATTGCGGAACCAGTGACTGTGAAGCGCAATGGATTGGAATTAATAATCCTTTCCTATAA
- a CDS encoding ShlB/FhaC/HecB family hemolysin secretion/activation protein, giving the protein MAGIITSGVAAPLNPADRDLIRQEQQELLRQSQQQRDDLQRSFSPVSPIESHIEENNGPCFYIHKIYINNATLLSDKKQREINKPHLNQCIGMNGIAEITRQISDWYIHQGYITSRAFITEQDLSQGELHISVLEGRLEKITLEGMSAPQLRMAFPGLKGGILNLRDIEQGMEQINRLRNDPVQIEILPGKKSGYSIVNLTASPEFPLSFSLNFDNSGQKSTGTGQSGGSLTANNVLGIADKWFVSGGRSSDFSSTHDAQNVQAGLSIPYGYNLFDYSYSWSNYLSTIDNNGFGWASTGDSISHRFTTSRVLFRDGDIKTGASIGLTHQISNNYLNDVLLDSSSRKLTSLLFGLNHTQKIFGGVATFNPTFSHGVSWLGAEDDNGKNDNLPKAGFKKWSLNGSFQLPVAEDLWWLTSVYGQWSPDRLYGSERLTIGGESSVRGFKEQYLSGDNGGYWRNELNYRLFTLPLIGQVSSVVALDGGWLQKDNKDPWASGTLWGAAVGLSTTNRHYSSQFTVGTPLRYPDWLAPDHLSIYYRIAFVI; this is encoded by the coding sequence ATGGCTGGCATCATTACATCCGGCGTTGCGGCCCCCCTGAATCCGGCAGACCGTGACCTGATCCGTCAGGAGCAACAGGAATTATTAAGGCAAAGCCAGCAACAACGTGATGATCTACAACGCAGTTTTTCTCCCGTTTCACCCATCGAATCACACATAGAAGAAAATAATGGTCCCTGCTTTTACATTCATAAAATATATATAAATAACGCAACACTTCTTTCTGATAAAAAACAACGCGAGATTAATAAACCTCATCTTAACCAATGTATCGGGATGAACGGAATTGCGGAGATAACCCGTCAAATCTCTGACTGGTATATTCACCAGGGATATATAACCAGCCGGGCTTTTATCACCGAACAGGATTTATCTCAGGGTGAATTACATATTTCGGTACTGGAAGGACGTCTTGAGAAAATTACCCTCGAAGGCATGTCAGCGCCACAATTAAGAATGGCTTTCCCGGGACTGAAAGGCGGCATTCTTAACCTGCGTGACATCGAACAGGGTATGGAGCAAATCAACCGGTTGCGCAACGATCCGGTGCAAATAGAGATCCTTCCGGGCAAGAAATCAGGCTATTCCATTGTCAATCTCACCGCCTCGCCGGAATTCCCCCTCAGTTTCTCACTTAACTTTGATAACAGCGGGCAGAAAAGTACCGGTACCGGGCAATCTGGCGGCTCACTGACGGCCAATAATGTGCTGGGTATTGCGGATAAATGGTTCGTCAGCGGCGGGCGCAGCAGCGATTTTTCATCTACGCATGACGCACAAAATGTTCAGGCCGGGCTAAGCATTCCCTACGGTTATAACCTGTTTGATTACAGCTATAGCTGGAGCAACTACCTCAGCACCATTGACAACAATGGCTTTGGCTGGGCATCGACCGGCGACAGCATCAGCCACCGTTTTACCACCTCGCGGGTGTTATTCCGCGATGGCGATATCAAAACCGGTGCCTCCATCGGACTGACACATCAGATCAGCAATAACTATCTCAATGATGTGTTGCTCGACAGCAGCAGTCGCAAGCTGACCAGCCTGCTGTTTGGCCTCAACCACACGCAAAAAATCTTCGGTGGCGTCGCAACTTTCAACCCCACTTTCAGCCATGGCGTGTCCTGGCTGGGTGCGGAAGACGATAACGGCAAAAATGATAATTTGCCGAAAGCCGGATTTAAAAAATGGAGCCTGAACGGCAGCTTTCAGTTGCCGGTGGCTGAAGATTTATGGTGGCTGACCAGCGTCTACGGTCAGTGGTCGCCGGACAGGCTATATGGCAGCGAGCGGCTGACCATCGGTGGCGAAAGCTCGGTACGCGGCTTTAAAGAGCAATATCTTTCCGGCGATAACGGCGGCTACTGGCGTAACGAGCTGAACTACAGACTGTTCACATTGCCGCTTATCGGCCAGGTCAGCAGCGTGGTCGCACTCGACGGTGGCTGGCTGCAAAAAGATAACAAAGACCCGTGGGCGTCCGGCACGTTGTGGGGAGCCGCTGTCGGGCTTTCTACCACAAATCGTCACTACTCCAGCCAGTTTACCGTGGGTACACCGTTGCGATATCCGGACTGGTTAGCGCCTGACCACCTCAGCATTTATTACCGCATCGCGTTTGTGATTTAA